In a single window of the Elaeis guineensis isolate ETL-2024a chromosome 6, EG11, whole genome shotgun sequence genome:
- the LOC105047464 gene encoding HVA22-like protein f, whose protein sequence is MGLLGTIIWHLDTLIGAGVMLLYPLYASMRAIESPSSLDDQQWLTYWMLYSLITLFELTCWNVLQWFPLWPYMKLVFCLWLVLPIFNGAAYIYENFVRSYVKIGNYAGSRYPEDQRRMLQMLSLDSRKPVERYIDKYGPEAFQRVVKAAENEAKKR, encoded by the exons ATGGGACTTTTAGGAACCATCATCTGGCATCTTGATACACTCATTGG CGCAGGGGTGATGCTGCTGTATCCTCT ATATGCATCAATGCGTGCAATTGAGAGCCCTTCTTCGTTAGATGACCAACAATGGCTGACATATTGGATGCTGTATTCGCTAATCACCCTTTTCGAACTCACTTGCTGGAATGTTCTCCAATG GTTCCCACTTTGGCCTTACATGAAGCTTGTGTTCTGCCTCTGGTTGGTGCTACCAATCTTCAATGGAGCTGCCTACATCTATGAAAATTTTGTGAGAAGTTATGTCAAGATTGGGAATTATGCGGGATCAAGGTACCCAGAAGACCAGAGGAGAATGCTGCAGATGTTGAGCCTCGATTCCAGAAAGCCAGTGGAGCGATACATCGATAAATATGGACCAGAAGCTTTCCAAAGGGTTGTCAAAGCA GCCGAAAACGAGGCCAAGAAACGCTGA